The sequence below is a genomic window from Bacillota bacterium.
CAGCGAAGTTACATCTTTTCAAGTTGTTCCAAATGAATATATATATAAAGTAGATAGCATTGATGAAGCATATGATTTAGCAGATACGTATAATCTTACTTTACAATCTATTACTAGTTATAATATAGCTATTTTCGAAGCCAATGAAAGTCAAAACGAGTCACTTCTATTAAGTGAGGGTTTTCAATACAACTCTTATTCTTCAATTACTGCTCCACCAAGGCAAAGTACAACTGATCCCTATCTAAATCAGCAATATTCTTTAGAACTCACCGAGACTATAGATTCCTGGCCTTTAACCGAAGGTTCTTCTTCTATTTTAATCGCAATCATCGATACTGGAATTGATAGCAATCATGTAGAATTTGTAGGCAGAATTTCTTCTTTATCTTATAATACCGTCACAAGTCAAGTTGGTCTTGCTGCTGTGCTTGATGATTTTGGACACGGAACCATGGTTGCAGGAGTTATTGCCGCAAACAAAGACAATTCAGTAGGAATTGCAGGAATTACTCAAAACACTCAATTATTAGTAATTAAAGCAAATAATGCTGAAGAAGGTACTTTTAAAGACAGTGAAATTATTGAAGGAATATACTATGCGGTAGAACAGGGTGCAGATATTATTAATCTTTCTCTTGGAGGATCTTATGCTAATTCTGAGACAGAAGTGGCAATCAATTATGCCACGCAACAAGGAGTAATCGTTGTTGCTGCCTCCGGAAACGATGGAACTGATGAACCTTTATATCCGGCTGCGTTTGAAAACTCGCTATCCGTTGGAGCCATAGATGAATATCAAAATCTTGCAAGTTATTCCAATTTTGGAGATACCATTGACCTTGTAGCTCCTGGATCTGAAATTATCACGACGGTTCCAAATAATGGATACGCCACTGTTTCAGGAACGTCTTTTGCTGCTCCTCATGTATCTGGAATTATAGCTTTGTACCTGAGTCTTTATCCAGAAGCTACTTTATCTGAAATAAGATCAAAAGTTCTACTTTCTGCGAATGATTTAGGAGCTGTAGGACTAGACGAGTATTTTGGCTATGGCATGATTAATACTTATGATTTTCTAACCAATGAATACCATGAAGTGAGTTTTGTGACAAGTCCAGGTACTGCTGTTGAACCCGTTTTTGTTTTGAACGGAAATATTTTACCAGAAGTGAATACTCCAACTTTAACAAATTATGTGTTTGTTGGCTGGTATCTTGATACTAAATTTATTAATGCTTTTTCATATTCAACTCCGATAACGTATGATTTGGTTCTATATGCGAAATATTCTTCTGCATTTCACACTGTTTCCTTTATTACAGAGGGTTCATTAGTTGCAAATATCATTGTCGCAAATGAAGATGAATTTATTCTTCCTACTACCTTGCTTGATGGCTTTTATTTTAGAGGATGGTATCTCGATTCTGCTTTTGAAGTTCCTTTTGAAATGAGCCCTGTAGAATCTGATTTAACTCTTTATGCAAAATTTGAAGAAATCATTTATTATGACATTACCTATATGGCTTTAAATGAAGTCTATTCTAGTACTTTAGTAGAGGCTTTAAGCTTTTTAGATCCATCGTCAATTGATATAGAAGGGTATACGTTTGAAGGATGGTATATAGATAGCGAATTTACTTCAATTTATGAATCCGGAATTGTAACATCAAATATTACCTTGTATGCAAAACTTTCTCCTATTATGCTTTTTATTTCTTTTGTATCAGAAGGAGATCCATTAGAAGATATTTTTGTCAACTATGGAGAGATTCCAATTCTACCAGAAGCGAATAACCCGGGTGAAGTATTTGCTGGGTGGTTTCTGGATTCTTCATTTGTTAATCCATATTCTCTTTTTCCAGTTCAAACCAATCTTATATTATATGCTAGGTTCCTTCCCGAAGCCATTCAAATTAATTTAATGATTGATGGAGAATTGTATAATCAATTGTATTTCCTTCCGGATGATGAAATCTTGTTACCAATTCCTGCCAAAACTGGATATGAATTTACTGGTTGGTTTGAAGAGGTTTCTCTTACAACACAATTTCTAGAAGACACAGCTTCTGAAAACATAACATTATATGGAGAATTTGAGCCAATCCTTTATACAGTAAGATTTTTTGGGTCTGATCTTCAAACCGTGATATTTACCATAACGGATATTTATGATACAATTTTTTCACTTCCTACCCCTCCAACGAAAACCTCAACTGTTTCATTTGATTATGAATTTATCCAGTGGAGTAGCGAGATATCTTCTATTACTGAAAGCATAGATATCTACCCTGTTTTTAATAAAATTTTTATTCCTTCTTCGGTTGAATTAATTCATGGAGTTGATACGATTTATCAGTTTTCTTCCTTTGTCGATGCAGGAATTCATCTGTTAGACTCAACACTTTCCATGCAAAAAATTGGAGTTGTAAATTCTTTAATTTCAGGAAGATACACTATAACTTATCAAATAAAATTTGGCTTAGAAATCGTTTATGAAATTAAAAGAATTGTAAACGTACTACCTACAACCTCTCCGGTAATCATTGCTTTAAACGAAGGACTTTCAACCCTATTTTTACATGATTCCTATATAGAAGCTGGAGCCACTTCAAACCTTGGTACAATCGAAATTATAGGATCGGTCGACAGTAATACCTCAGGAGTTTATCACATCATCTATCAAGTAGAACTTGATGGAGTACTTTACCAAAAGAGTAGGTTTGTATTTGTCTTAGCGGATTTAGAACCTAAAACAATTTTAACCCTTTTTGTAGCCTATAAGGAGGATGAATGGAGTGCGTAAATCGTATAAATTTATGATTATATTTCTTTTCTTTTTTCTGGTAAGTTGCACAACCGTCGATCCAAGCAATGTCACAATTGAATTAAACGAAGGCATTGACACAGTCGAAATTAATACAAGTTTTATCGACATGGGTGCCAAAAGTAAAGCCTATGGTTTTACGGTTGAAAATGAAGTGATTTCAACCACAGTCGATACAACCACTTTGGGAACTTACGAAATTGTGTATCAAGTTTCCTATAAAGATGTCATAAAACAAATCACCCGAATGGTTATCGTCATTGATGAAACCGCACCGACTGGAACAATCAATTCAGGAATTGATACCGTTTTTGTGGGAGATGACTGGACAGATCAAGGTGTCACTTCAACGGATAATAGCTTAGAAGATGTACAAGTTTCTGTGACAGGACATGTATTGACCGAATATCCTGGAGAATACATTATTGAATATCACTTAAGTGATTCTTCTGGAAACGAAAGTATTTTATATCGGTACGTAAATGTTATCGAAATAGATGACTAAAAGATATGAAAAAGGATTGTCAAAAAATGACAATCCTTTTTTTCTTCTCAAGTTATAATCAAAAGATAAATTTCCTCAAGCTAAGGTAAAAAAAATGTGAAACCAGCAATGTGGTTTCACTGAATCCAAGCCATTCAAAATAAGGTGTATTCCCCATATATACAAATACAAGAAATTCAACTGCTAATAAAAAAGCTAAAATAATTGCCATAACTAGTGACTTATACTAATAAATCTTGACACAAAAACTAATATATTGACTTCGTGAATCCCAATACATAATTCTTTAACTAGTGAAATGTTACAATCTATATATGGGGAATACTCTTTCATTATACTCTTAATTTTGATGATTGTGTTATTATTTTAAAAATTAATTATATTTTTTTTTAAAGAGAGTTATATTATTTATTTAGTCTTAATCAAAAACATAATAAAAGGGCAATTTCATACATTTTGATATCACCCTTTTTATAAAATCATTTACTTATTATTATTTATGAAAGATTTGTCTTTATACATTCGCTTGTCTGCATCTATATAAAGTTGATCCAAAGACTCATGTCCATTGTAAACGCTCATACCAGAAGAAAAATCAAAAAGTCCATTTGTATTGAAAAAAGGATCATTTTTAATTTTCAAACGCATTTCGTTTAGAACTTCATTTATGGATGAATTGTTTAATAACTCAATGACGACGATGAATTCGTCTCCACCATATCTAGCAATCATTTTCTCTTCCTTAAATACATCTCTTAATAGCTTTGCAAAAGCTATTAGCACTTGATCTCCTACGTGATGTCCGAATTGATCATTGATAGCTTTAAAATGATTTAGATCCATCATTATTAAGGTAAAGTGATAATTCCTATCATACAAATTTGATACATATTCTTCCATAGTTCTTCTAGAATAAAGCCTTGTTAAATAATCCCTGATTCCTGTAGTAGTTTCTAAAAAAATGTAAACTACAACTGCAGATAATGCAAGCATCGTCCATGAAAAAAACAAATGATAATCAATAATTTGTAAAACAGATCCAACTAACGGAAGAAAAAAGAAAGCTATTACTCCATAAATAATATTATTTTTTATGATTTTACGATTTATAAAAACAAATCCTAACAAATATAAAAGGCCTCCATAGATAATAACGTATTTTATCCATTCTAAATTGGCTACATGGTAACTGAAATTATCATCGATATAAAAAAATATAGGATAAAAAATATTAATGATTAAAAAAACAAACATAATATAGGACAAGAACTGATAATAATGACGTTTAATAATTCGTTTCCGGTTTCCAAAAATCTTATAATCTAGGTAACTTCCCCAAATTCCAATTAAAATAGGCGACAGCATAACTAAGGTGTAATTAGAAATATAATTTATTGCTAGTTCAAAGCTATCTTGAGAGGAATCAAAAATCCAAGTGATTGGCTCAACAATTAATGCAAGAATAGTAATCCAAATAATCGCAGAAAGTAAATGCGTCGAATATCGATAAATATCGCGTTTGACTCTAATAACAGTGTACAAAACTAATAATAAAACAATCGCAAATAGATTAATATCATAATCCACAAGTATTTCAATCAAAGATATCACTCCTTAAATTATTAGTTATTAAATTATATCATATAATTTTAAAACTGTGAATAGGCTACATACAATAAATAATATTGTCATTTTAGAAGTTTATGCACGGCATTAAAATGAATCAATTAATTTTTTAAGTTTATAACTTTTTACAAGGATATTTTTCAATATTGTTCGTAAATCAATATAAATGTGTTACTCTTGACAATTAATCTATTTAAACATAAAATTGATTATAGATTCACTTATCTTGTTTTAAAAATAATAGGAGGTTTCACTTATGAAAGTAAATGGTAAAGTAATCGTTGTCACAGGCGCAGGTGGTGGTGTAGGAAGAGAACTTGTTCTTCAACTTCTTGCAAAAGGAGCGGTTGTAGCTGCAATCGACATTAACAAACAACGTTTAGAAGAAACGGCTAAAATTGCAGATAAAGAAGAAAAATTATCCATTCATGTCTGTGACATTACAAATCAAGATGTCGTAACTCAAGTTTCCAAAGAAATCATTGAATTGCATAAAGTGGTGGACGGACTCATAAATAACGCAGGAATCATTCAACCATTCATTAAAGTCAACGATTTGGATTATGGTAAAATCAATATGGTTATGAACGTTAACTTTTATGGTACTCTTTATATGATAAAAGCTTTTTTACCTCATCTTTTAACTCGTCCCGAAGGTCACGTTTTAAATGTTTCCAGTATGGGCGGATTCTTCCCATTCCCAGGACAATCCATTTATGGTGCTTCAAAAGCGGCAATTAAATTACTTACTGAAGGATTATATGCTGAATTGTTAGATACAAATGTAAATGTTACTATTGTATTTCCAGGAGCCATTGCTACCGATATTGCCAAAAATTCTAATGTCTC
It includes:
- a CDS encoding S8 family serine peptidase is translated as MFKNRYQKIISFLLLIFFVGFISFCLFHSEVTSFQVVPNEYIYKVDSIDEAYDLADTYNLTLQSITSYNIAIFEANESQNESLLLSEGFQYNSYSSITAPPRQSTTDPYLNQQYSLELTETIDSWPLTEGSSSILIAIIDTGIDSNHVEFVGRISSLSYNTVTSQVGLAAVLDDFGHGTMVAGVIAANKDNSVGIAGITQNTQLLVIKANNAEEGTFKDSEIIEGIYYAVEQGADIINLSLGGSYANSETEVAINYATQQGVIVVAASGNDGTDEPLYPAAFENSLSVGAIDEYQNLASYSNFGDTIDLVAPGSEIITTVPNNGYATVSGTSFAAPHVSGIIALYLSLYPEATLSEIRSKVLLSANDLGAVGLDEYFGYGMINTYDFLTNEYHEVSFVTSPGTAVEPVFVLNGNILPEVNTPTLTNYVFVGWYLDTKFINAFSYSTPITYDLVLYAKYSSAFHTVSFITEGSLVANIIVANEDEFILPTTLLDGFYFRGWYLDSAFEVPFEMSPVESDLTLYAKFEEIIYYDITYMALNEVYSSTLVEALSFLDPSSIDIEGYTFEGWYIDSEFTSIYESGIVTSNITLYAKLSPIMLFISFVSEGDPLEDIFVNYGEIPILPEANNPGEVFAGWFLDSSFVNPYSLFPVQTNLILYARFLPEAIQINLMIDGELYNQLYFLPDDEILLPIPAKTGYEFTGWFEEVSLTTQFLEDTASENITLYGEFEPILYTVRFFGSDLQTVIFTITDIYDTIFSLPTPPTKTSTVSFDYEFIQWSSEISSITESIDIYPVFNKIFIPSSVELIHGVDTIYQFSSFVDAGIHLLDSTLSMQKIGVVNSLISGRYTITYQIKFGLEIVYEIKRIVNVLPTTSPVIIALNEGLSTLFLHDSYIEAGATSNLGTIEIIGSVDSNTSGVYHIIYQVELDGVLYQKSRFVFVLADLEPKTILTLFVAYKEDEWSA
- a CDS encoding GGDEF domain-containing protein, which gives rise to MIEILVDYDINLFAIVLLLVLYTVIRVKRDIYRYSTHLLSAIIWITILALIVEPITWIFDSSQDSFELAINYISNYTLVMLSPILIGIWGSYLDYKIFGNRKRIIKRHYYQFLSYIMFVFLIINIFYPIFFYIDDNFSYHVANLEWIKYVIIYGGLLYLLGFVFINRKIIKNNIIYGVIAFFFLPLVGSVLQIIDYHLFFSWTMLALSAVVVYIFLETTTGIRDYLTRLYSRRTMEEYVSNLYDRNYHFTLIMMDLNHFKAINDQFGHHVGDQVLIAFAKLLRDVFKEEKMIARYGGDEFIVVIELLNNSSINEVLNEMRLKIKNDPFFNTNGLFDFSSGMSVYNGHESLDQLYIDADKRMYKDKSFINNNK
- a CDS encoding SDR family oxidoreductase, which translates into the protein MKVNGKVIVVTGAGGGVGRELVLQLLAKGAVVAAIDINKQRLEETAKIADKEEKLSIHVCDITNQDVVTQVSKEIIELHKVVDGLINNAGIIQPFIKVNDLDYGKINMVMNVNFYGTLYMIKAFLPHLLTRPEGHVLNVSSMGGFFPFPGQSIYGASKAAIKLLTEGLYAELLDTNVNVTIVFPGAIATDIAKNSNVSMTVPKADEKPAMKMLPASDCAAIIINGMEKNKFQVYAGKDSKMMRFMYKLSPKAAIKMISKMMKDQIQ
- a CDS encoding DUF5011 domain-containing protein; the encoded protein is MNGVRKSYKFMIIFLFFFLVSCTTVDPSNVTIELNEGIDTVEINTSFIDMGAKSKAYGFTVENEVISTTVDTTTLGTYEIVYQVSYKDVIKQITRMVIVIDETAPTGTINSGIDTVFVGDDWTDQGVTSTDNSLEDVQVSVTGHVLTEYPGEYIIEYHLSDSSGNESILYRYVNVIEIDD